A region from the Mya arenaria isolate MELC-2E11 chromosome 2, ASM2691426v1 genome encodes:
- the LOC128203749 gene encoding hexosaminidase D-like, which produces MALSRTDAHKLVHLDLKGAAPKVEYYHFLLPLLKRFGATGLLIEYEDMFPYSGELQELAQPYAYSKDKICAIQQLAAQNGLIVIPLIQTIGHFEFVLKHNKFHSLCEVPGFPSALCPSNPDSLTALSLMIDQVMALHPAIQHFHVGGDEVYHLGVCERCKEKMALENWTPQQLFFAHMRAVCLYIKEKYPHLTIIMWDDMLRFLEQPVLSESGLGTLVEPMIWHYLPSFLLPPDLWDRLSRVFPNIWVASAFKGATGACVYATNIMYHVDNNLAWLGVLERIKSKFENIRGIAVTGWQRYDHYAILCELLPQALPSLAICLAVIRTGTFNEDTHMSVSHDLKFNCQLPLNPFEGKEVACCEYPGSDIYTQTVEMLRLDTAYEDFLHSEGRLSWMNEYHMRRNFTNPMHMGALLGQALKLFDGLKHLKARFEESLRKVYYQDTVNEWCAVYLDPKIDKMAEIVELAQTQNHGMGIRKRPDMLT; this is translated from the exons ATGGCATTGTCACGAACAGACGCACACAA GTTGGTTCATCTGGATTTAAAAGGTGCTGCACCTAAAGTTGAATACTATCATTTT TTGTTACCGCTGTTAAAAAGATTCGGTGCGACAGGCCTACTCATAGAATATGAGGACATGTTTCCATACTCAGGAGAGCTGCAGGAATTAGCCCAGCCTTATGCATACAG CAAGGACAAGATCTGTGCCATTCAGCAGCTGGCTGCGCAGAATGGGCTCATAGTTATCCCCCTTATTCAGACAATCGGCCATTTTGAA TTTGTTTTGAAGCATAACAAGTTCCACAGTTTGTGTGAGGTGCCAGGATTTCCTAGCGCTTTGTGCCCGTCCAACCCAG ATTCATTAACAGCATTGAGCCTGATGATAGACCAGGTGATGGCGCTGCATCCGGCCATACAGCACTTCCATGTTGGTGGTGATGAG GTGTACCACCTGGGCGTGTGTGAACGATGCAAGGAGAAGATGGCCCTAGAGAACTGGACACCCCAGCAGCTGTTCTTTGCCCACATGCGTGCTGTCTGTCTCTATATCAAAGAAAAGTACCCACACCTCACCATCATTATGTGGGACGACATGCTCAGATTCCTCGAACAACCTGTACTCTCTG AATCAGGCCTGGGTACCCTTGTGGAGCCGATGATATGGCACTATCTCCCGTCTTTTCTTCTTCCACCTG ACCTGTGGGACCGATTATCTAGGGTGTTTCCAAACATCTGGGTGGCGAGTGCGTTCAAGGGTGCGACGGGCGCGTGTGTGTATGCCACAAACATCATGTACCATGTGGACAACAACCTTGCCTGGCTTGGGGTCTTAGAACGTATTAAATCCAAGTTTGAAAACATACGAGGCATTGCAGTCACAGGTTGGCAAAG GTACGACCACTATGCAATACTGTGTGAGTTATTGCCCCAAGCCCTGCCATCCCTTGCTATCTGTCTGGCGGTCATTAGGACAG GCACCTTCAATGAGGACACCCACATGTCTGTGTCACATGACCTCAAGTTCAATTGTCAGCTCCCTCTTAACCCGTTTGAAGG GAAGGAGGTTGCGTGTTGTGAGTACCCAGGCTCAGACATCTACACCCAGACAGTTGAGATGCTGAGGCTTGATACTGCATACGAGGATTTCCTCCACAGTGAAGG GCGTTTGTCATGGATGAATGAGTATCACATGAGGCGAAACTTCACCAACCCCATGCACATGGGGGCCCTGCTGGGACAGGCTCTAAA gTTGTTTGATGGGTTAAAGCACCTCAAGGCCAGGTTTGAAGAGTCTTTGAGGAAGGTGTACTACCAAGATACTGTCAATGAGTGGTGCGCTGTCTACCTCGACCCCAAAATAGATAAAATGGCCGAGATAGTTGAGCTGGCTCAAACCCAGAACCACGGCATGGGCATCCGCAAAAGACCTGACATGCTCACTTAA